AATTTTTTGGATGGTAAATTTAAACACGATTTATTTGATAGGACTTAGGAGATTTGTCTACCAACTTATTGATTAGATAATTCTGATTACCATGTATAAGGGTATAAAAAATTGGTCTGATTTCTAATGAGCACAAACTCAAATACAAGCCTATAaccattaaaaatatatttttttctatcacactacttaattaaaaatgctaTCATATAATGACATTTACCATAAGTCCATAACCGCACCTCCAGCTAAAAATTTCTTCTCACCCGATTaaaatggaacaaattttttatatgcGCATACAACCATTTTTGGGCGATTTACTTCACAATTAAAGAtttgtacattttttaattgttacgacatgtatattttaattttacaatggCCGACTCATACATTTATTCAAAATCTTTTCGTTGAAAGTGGttagaaatttataataaaattgccACAGTCAAAGATTTAAACCATGTATTACACTTGGACAAGAGTAAGCAAACAAAGCCAAGAACTAGCAAATGTCAACATAGATTTGTAGCAATCGACAAAGAGGGGATCCAAATATCCAGTTGATGCCAATCATCAACTGATTCTATCATCCCAAACTAGTATAAATACTGGTGCAACTAAATCAGAATGCTCCATATCCATTTTTAGCATATTGTAAACAAGGTCACTAGCGATATTACACACTGATGGAGTCGAGCTGCAAATACTTCAAGGTTGGAAGTTGCGAAGGGCAGAAGGTGGTCGAAGGCGAAGCTATGCCACTCGTCCTGCAGCCCCCCGAGGGCGGCTCTGGCAACACGGAGGGGCTGCTGGCTGCCCTGAAGGAAAACAAAGAGTGGTTCGAGAAGTTGATAGTAAAAAACAGTGCTGTCCTCCTCAGAGGCTTCCATGTCAAGAATGCCCACGAATTCAACGACATAGTCGCGGCCTTCGGATGGGAGGACATACGGTACGTGGGGCCCGCCCCTAGGACACATGTGTACAAGAGGGTCTGGACAGCCAACGAAGGTCCCCTGTCTGAGTTCATCTACTACCACCATGAGATGGTCCTGGTGAGTTTGTGCTACGGACACAATGTCCCATATCAGTCGTCAAGAACAACTGATGTGGGATTTATAAACTAAATAGACTCTCTCTCCTAACagactaatttttttagatgAGTTATGAAATTAGATGTTTGAATACTTTTGTTAAAAGGTTTTGTGTGGTTTTCAACATATAGAAATCCATATAAATGGTTTTATCCTAAAAACAATTAGTTATAGGAGGAGTAACATACTTACTTATAGTTATAGTGGTTTTAGTTTTCTCTTTACGCTAACGTGAGatattgttaaatttattttcttttgatttgcCAACATCAACTAGATCAAAGAATTCCCAGAGAAGGTGATTCTTTTCTGTGAGGTACCTCCACCGGGAGGGGGAGAGACTCCGATCGTGCCTAGCTTCCGTGTGACAGAGAGGATGCTGGAGGAGTACCCGGAGATGGTGGAGGAGATGGAGACGAAAGGACTGAGATACACGTTCACGGCCCTCAGCAAAGACAACACATCGTCCATGAGAGGCCGGGGCTGGGAAGATGCATTCGGGACTTCAGACCGCGTAGAAGCAGAGAAGAGGGGCAAGGCATTAGGGATGGAGATGGAATGGCTGGCGGACGGTGGGGTGAAGACGATACTAGGCCCGAGGCCTTTGACAAGGGTGTTCGAGGGAAGAAAAGGGAGGAGGATGTGGTTCAACACCGTTGTCGGGATGCACGGCAACGAGCTCAGCTCTGCCACCATGGCTGATGCAAGTGAAATACCGGATGAGGTGGTGAGGAGATGCCAAGAGATCATCGAAGAAGAGAGCATCCAATTCAAGTGGGAAATGGGAGATGTTTTGTTCCTTGATAACTTGGCTTTACTTCATGGTAGAAGGCCTTCTCTCCCACCAAGAAAAGTGTTGGTTGCTACATGCAAATAAATCtttaaacaatatataattggTTCAAATAGTGTATTCAAATACTGCAGTAATATTGTTCGTGTTATCAAAACAATTCTATTACATAGTTTGGTTTTTATGTTATCAAAAACCACCAATTTAATATGTAGTCTATATGCACTATAGACACACAAAGCCCATTTACCAGCCCAATAGGATGATATACTAATTTGGAGCAAAAATTGAGCTAGTCCCTCTTATAAGTAAGTATATAGCTGTATGCACACTTACTGTGTGTATATCTGTGTGAACTTTTAATGTTTCtagtttttgtaattttccttttatttcatGTTATTCATATGCTCACACATTGTGTGCACTGTGCAGCTGTGTGCTTTTTCATGTTTCtagtttttgtaattttccttttatttcactttattcaTCAAGACTTTATGCAGGCATGAATATGAAAATAGGGTAATATTATGTCTAGCATGGGCCTAAACCCTATCTTAATCACTGAAAAAAATTTGTACCAAGAAAATGAGCAAATCTACTATTTACCCCTGATTATTATAGCGGGGATGAACTATGAAGAGTTCGCAAAGACACAGAAAATGAACAATGGTGGATTTGGTAGGTTGAGCAAAAATCAAATGTATTGATCCACCACCAATCTATAGTCTTTCAAATGAATGTATATTGGAACAAAAATTCAGTGGTTCAAATATATTGTCATTTGGTGTGTCAAATCAATCATAAATCACGTATTTCCCACGTACTATCATTATTAGGAGAACTAAttgaaaaacataaatttgagTACTATAAAACATGTCCttataactatcatatttacctttttttcataaaaatcattctccaattGGAGAGGTATtgtacctttttctattttgaagaTGTATCTTTACCCCTCCAccaatggagaggtaaaatatTATAACTGTCATATTTGCCGTCTTTTCATGAAAACCCTTCTTCAAGGGGAAAGATATTTGATAAGGTATTAcactttataatatttaatgcattttatactatttttttatttttaaaaactaatttacCTTTTTATATACCTTTTCCCCTTAAAATGTGCTACTTTTTAAAAGagtatattacttttaaaaaaagtaaatacatAATATGTCATTTTCTATATACCTTCTCTTCTCTCCTTGGAGATCTTCTTACAAAGTTCCCAGTATACATGATATCCCTATTCCATGTAGGAAGGAGGTTGCCCAGATTGTAAGAAATTCAGACACGCCGCTAACGGACAAAAACTGCCTTTGTTTGCATGCATTGACATGCCCCTTTGCCATGCAAAATGGTCCCTCAAATCAAACTCTTGttcattatcaaaatttaataactCCATTACAGTTTTTTCCGTatatgaaaacaaattaaatactattcTCAAATCCCCCCACCCCcgaacaaaaaacaaaaaacaaaaaacaaaaatgaaattgataaaaaggGCCAGGCATTAACTCAACCAACTTTTTAATTCCACCTATATAAAACCCATagattttccctttttaaaaatagatccCTTTCTTTGTTCATTTCTTCAGCAGTTTATGTTTAGGAGCTTATCACTTTTGAtgcaaaaaaatagataaaattaaccttctagtattttatatttctgcAAAAATAGAGTAGACTTTATTTTGCATTATGCCTCCTATTTGCAATAAATCAGAGTTGGTGCAAAATATTTCTCAAACGTCTCATAATTCTTGGTGTTATTTTGTACTTGGACAGAGAGGTTTTCTGTGTGAAGGTATATAAATAGTCAACAGAGGTGTAGACTGCTCTGTTTTTTGTGCAGGCGACTGTCAAAGACTACAAATCTGATTGCAAAGTTTTACCTGCTAGAAATAAAACCCTTTTTTGGGATTATGAAAAAGATCAAATCTTTGATGTGTTGGATCGTCATCCTCTGCATATTTAGCTTAAATTTGTGGTGCAATGGAGAGGCTGAGAGCGAGGCAGCTCCAATGAAGAGCGGGGAGAAAGCAGCTCTGTATTCTACTATTCAAACTTTCGTGGGCAAATGGTGGAATGGTTCGGATCTTTATCCGGATCCTTGTGGTTGGACTCCCATTGAGGTGACTCACTGATTGTGTGCGCTTTCTATTTCTTCCAATATTTCAAGATTCTTGaaatgaaaagggaaatgCAGCTTTTAGCATATTTCTAGCCCCAttattatcttctttttttgtggTTTTTGATTATGTGAAGTGaaaaaggattttttttttatgacagGGTGTTTCATGCGATCTGTTTGATGGATTTTGGTATGTGACAGAGTTAAGCATAGGATCTCTTCATGAAAACTCCCTAAATTGCGCTCAATGCGCTGATTTCAGCCCTCATCTCTTTGCACTAAGCCACCTGAAATCTCTCTTATTCTTCAACTGCTTCACGGCGTTGCGCCGCCGCCCTATCTCAATCCCTGCTCGGAGTTGGGGAGCTCTCGGCCCAAGCTTGGAGTCGCTGGAGTTCCGGTCAAACCCCGGGCTAACGGGGCGAATCCCGCCTTCTCTCGGGGAGCTCAAGAGTCTCAAATCAATGGTGATGGTGGAGAATGGACTGAGTGGTGAATTGCATCCATTCATAGGCAATTTGAAGGAATTGGAGCGTTTGAATCTTGCTGGGAATTCATTTGTAGGCCAAATACCCCATAGCTTGGTAGGGCTAAAGCAATTGTTGATTCTTGATTTGAGCAGGAATTTACTATCTGGCCCTTTGACATTGAGTTTTGGAGGGATGGTCCCACTCTTGAAGCTTGATTTGAGCTACAACAAACTGCAGGGGAATATCCCAGAAAGTCTTGGGAACTTGAAGAATTTGACACTTTTAGATCTCAGCAACAACAGATTGAGAGGTGGGATCACTAAATCACTAGAGAATTTGGAGTTCTTGCAAGAACTAGTCCTCTCAAACAACCCCATTGGAGGTGGGCTAATGGAGCTCCAGTGGGAGAGAATGACGAGCCTAGCTGCGCTTGAGCTTTCGAACGCAAGCCTGACAGGTGGCATTCCAGAGTCGATGGCCCGTCTCCGGGGGCTGAGGTTTCTGGGGCTCAACAATAACATGCTGACAGGGGAGATCCCTTCAAGTCTTGCAAGTTTGCCTAATGTTGGTGCAATGTATCTTCATGGTAATAATTTGACAGGGGAGCTTGAATTCTCTGCTTTGTTTTACGGCAAAATGGGGAGAAGATTTGGTGCATGGGATAATCCAAATCTTTGCTACCGTGTGCAGGCAAATTATGTGCCTAAAGGGGTGAAACAATGCCAAAAGGATGTGATGAGATTTCTCAAGTTTGGTGATTCCAAACCTCTTGTTTCATTAGGATCACCACTATTAGTATCATCTTGTGTTAGGAACTTGGTTTTTGTTATGTTTATAGTTTTCAATTTCATGTAATCTGTAGATATAGTTATTGAGGGGATGATCATGATAGACTTAGTAGTAATATGGTAGGATTTGAGTTATGTCCTATTTTAAGGTTGAGGTCATATATTATGATGGAATGAAGAGATGATTGGCAAAATGGCTTTTAATAGGCACAAAACAAGTTAGTTATATTGTGGTATAAGAGAGAAGCAGCCAAGGAAGTGATGTGCACTAAAGAAATGTTTATGGTTGGGTTTAAATGCATTGAAAGGGAAAGAGCAATGGTAATAGGGCCAACACCCTGTAGTTTTGCTCTGTCGATATTTGTATCTCAGAAATAGCACTTTGCAGTTTGCACAGACTCACAGAATACAATTCAAGTGGTCCATGCatatattaaagaaaaggTAATGATGATAAAGATGTGTGTTTGTGAGAGAGGCTACCAACTGGGCCttaatattcaatatattttcCCTAGAATTTGGTAGATTAGAGATTCATGCTCTCAAAATTAACCACTATAGAGGCCCAGCCTGGAATGTCATTGGGTCTAAAGTCACTGGGCCCAACATTGAGTCGGGCTTATCTTGTTTTGTcggtagtaattttttatgtaagGGTGGGGATAAGTGAAGAATATTACTCAGGCGGCTTCACCGAATCACACCAGAATGTGTGCCTAAGCATGCTTTTCATGTGGCCAATGGCGGCATtttatgacattttttattttgctttagATTCAAATCtggtttattaattttaattgcttttatttctttttcaaaattgattgttgTTCTCTCTAAGTTTGTACATGCACGTAACTGTGACTCTGTGAGTACTAGAGAAATGTGTAAATGCATAAGTGTTTTTTGGGTATTCGGTTTCTGATGCCCTAAGAAACTTATTTATTTGCGACCCGATCAaccaatttttgaattttaaaagaacgatatattttttgttgatctaatatactccatcaattttcgttttcttcttttctcttaaattTAACCTCACATTGCATCTTAAACAAAGATTAGTTAATTTTTAGccgttttaaaaattagaatatttcatACTACTCCGTTCCCTCGTAGTTGAGGCGAAATTTTTCGGCATTGAGTTTAAGAAAGAGACGCTGAATATGTtatttaaatagataaaaaaaaagtaagggAGAAAGGTatcaaaataaagtagagagaataatgtaatagagagtaaagtcagaaaaagaaaaaaattattactccctctgtccctgaTTAGGAGTCatactttgaccgggcacgggttttaagaaatgtaaaaaaaagttggttgaaaaattagtggaatgtgggacccatttttttatattggttttataataaaatgtgagtggattgagctagtggaatgtgtggcctatttactatttatggtaaaaatgaagtgtgactcttaatttggggacggactgaaatgaaaaagtgtaactcttaatcggggacagagtgagtattatatatagaaatgattAACTAGAAGAgaaatttctaaaatgaaaaaatgaccgAACTACGGTGAAaggaaggagtattaaatttttgaattatagaATGATTTACTATGCGGCTGTCAATGGATCGGAATTGCCGGCTATAATGCCTACTTACGTAGGCTGTGCGGCCTCTTGATTTCttctaaataaattacaaatattgattcgaatgtagagaaaaatagaaaccGGCTGCTGATGTGTAGCAACAGATTAATTAagatatactcctatattactCGCATTTTTAAATCTCTCCATCTGGAACTCACTCCATGGGCCATGGCTTAATGTCAACTCTTTATCTCATGCTTAGATGCAGTAACTATTTATTGATTCATTCATTCTGTATCTctaaacatttcataaaatgaagtaataaaataataataattaataataattccaTTTACTAAgtccatttcattttcagtcTTGCATACCAGTCAAAAGTCATCACCTAAGATTTTTATGTTCATTTGCTTCAATTAAGGAGATGGATAGGGTCAAGGGATGGCAACGAGGCGGGTCGGGTAGTGCTTCCACGGTTCCACCCATATGCATCTAAATTGACATGCATGTCCTTACTGATATTTGATAtaccatttaatttaaaacttaatGAATCATCAATTCACAAGACATTAGTTAAGTTTGTACTATATTaagtaattataaataatgtgaaaattactaaaaaattcttgtaatttttcAAGATTGTTGGGGTTTATGGGCCCAGGTCCCTACTTTCGTGTCTATGCTCATAAGTCATACaaccaattttattaatagtattattaatcCACTTGAAGTTGGCGCTTTAGGTAAATTTTGGTCCAGTGTTTTATCACACATAAAAGACACTCCatattcactaaaaaattGTGTAGAATTGCTAAAATTCTAAGGAGTTGGTAATTTGGTCATGTTTAGAATTCTAAAGTGTAggtagtttaatttggtcatgCTTAGATTGCATATAGTTGAAACATTTCCCCGCCATAATTATCGAGCGTATGACCTCGGTCTTATGATGTTTACAGTCAACAATTAAAGTCATATGTATTTATATgcatgattttaattttttccaacCAAGAAAATATGTAAACTTGACTGAATATATATGGTCCACTGCATATATCTCCTCCCCATCGAGGACGAGGATATTATATTACGAATTCGATATGAAGAAATTTGTTATGCAAATCCTTATTTGATACGTCTCATGACGCCTCAGCAATTTGCCAACttcttcaaatatttaatacaaCTAATTTGGAAGTCATAATTCTGATATAACCAATTTACTTAGCAATAACATGAGTCACCGGTGTCTGCTTTTCCACATCTGACTTTTTAATCAATGTCGGTCTTCCTTGTACGCACCACTTAATCTCTCTATTATTTTCCTACTATTTTACTCACACGTCACGTTGAAATAATTTACTAACATGTTAGAATAATTGTCAATATTTCCTGTTAATGGCTGACTTTCAATTTAGAATAGTTACTTACTCAATTAAGTAAAGTTGAGAGACCGTCTCCAATTCAACAGTATTGTTGAAAATCatctataatatataaaatcattctATGCATTATATGTCACGTCTTTAATTGTTACCaatctttttagttttttctttatctttacaataaattagttttttcaAACCACAACTAAAGTTaccaataaattatttcaaaagtcAAACAATATAATCATAAGAATGTAATACTTAGATAAATTGCATAGCAAggtaaatttcaaatataatatgataaactttataatttacCGTATTACCATATAAATCGCATAAATCAATCCAAAACTTCAAGTGAGCCGGATGCCAAAAGTCTGCACattaaaacttcaaattagtttgatgtttttcattttggaccTAATCTGcatacatttaatttgtttctaaatatttttaaaaatcctcAAATTAATTggaatagaaaaatatttatataccctattttcatttacttttgtTATCTGATGATGTGCTATGAGTTAATTTGCATCTACATTATAAcattagtaataaatagtgaaCCATATctaaaaaactgaaataaagtAGAACAATGGGATACTAtaagtttttaaatattgaacaTCAATCTAAAGTGATAGCTACTGAGATTGTGtaccatattaattaattccagATGGCGTTCACGATCGTacttaaaataattcaagaatTAATAGGTGGACCCTTAATTTGCTTTCTTATGGTCGCATCGCAAGCAaaagatttaatataaaaaagataaaagtaagagatttattattttaatttcggTAATTAACTCGTTTTGTTTATCCTCAAACAAACCCGAAGAAGCAATATTTTCATGGCGGTGCATTAAACATGGCCCGAATTTCACGgaaaatctatatatttattacagACAAAGCTATTAAATTTACACTCTTTCATAACTGGAAATAAACCactgtttttatttatttattttattattactctcaacatctttttttttggtggggGAAGGGAATTGAACAGTGTACATTCTAGctagattatatttttcagaTAAATAAGGGTATGTTAAGTTGGTGTTAGGATGTATCAAGGGGTGacaattatgaaaaaaatcaaaattaatttataactaatcaaaattaatcGTCATTTGCTGTCTCCACGGATAAACGTAGATTTGTGCTGGCtatattatagtactaattcTTAAGCTCGCCACGTGGCACATTCATAAACATCAATTTCATCATCACCACCAAATATATAGATTACTACAAATTTCAACCCTAAGGATTTGCATATGAAAAGGTCAACCCCCTTCATCCCCACACGCAAAATGTGAATGTCTGCAATCTATATATTGATAGAAAATAGAAtacgaaaaataaaagactagtgcaaaaaataaaaaattatattataaagaTTATATTGTATTATGCTCAGATAATCAACTCTATTACATCTAACTATTTCTCTAAACTTTAATTCTATATTAATAAGGAAAGCAAAGTAGGAATCTACTACTACTTGATTATCAAGTTTGACTTCTTCTTTGTTTGAATAGactcaattatatatatttgattatcTTTAATCACGTATATTCTCTGCATACAATACACAGAACtggattataaaatttatatttcgaTATGTAGCtcaaagtataaaattaagaaaaagtagtACACAAAGAGACCCAAGTATTCTTGCACCGCACGCAGAGGAAATAAATGTCAAGTCTC
The genomic region above belongs to Salvia hispanica cultivar TCC Black 2014 chromosome 3, UniMelb_Shisp_WGS_1.0, whole genome shotgun sequence and contains:
- the LOC125212416 gene encoding clavaminate synthase-like protein At3g21360, whose product is MESSCKYFKVGSCEGQKVVEGEAMPLVLQPPEGGSGNTEGLLAALKENKEWFEKLIVKNSAVLLRGFHVKNAHEFNDIVAAFGWEDIRYVGPAPRTHVYKRVWTANEGPLSEFIYYHHEMVLIKEFPEKVILFCEVPPPGGGETPIVPSFRVTERMLEEYPEMVEEMETKGLRYTFTALSKDNTSSMRGRGWEDAFGTSDRVEAEKRGKALGMEMEWLADGGVKTILGPRPLTRVFEGRKGRRMWFNTVVGMHGNELSSATMADASEIPDEVVRRCQEIIEEESIQFKWEMGDVLFLDNLALLHGRRPSLPPRKVLVATCK
- the LOC125216218 gene encoding piriformospora indica-insensitive protein 2-like — encoded protein: MKKIKSLMCWIVILCIFSLNLWCNGEAESEAAPMKSGEKAALYSTIQTFVGKWWNGSDLYPDPCGWTPIEGVSCDLFDGFWYVTELSIGSLHENSLNCAQCADFSPHLFALSHLKSLLFFNCFTALRRRPISIPARSWGALGPSLESLEFRSNPGLTGRIPPSLGELKSLKSMVMVENGLSGELHPFIGNLKELERLNLAGNSFVGQIPHSLVGLKQLLILDLSRNLLSGPLTLSFGGMVPLLKLDLSYNKLQGNIPESLGNLKNLTLLDLSNNRLRGGITKSLENLEFLQELVLSNNPIGGGLMELQWERMTSLAALELSNASLTGGIPESMARLRGLRFLGLNNNMLTGEIPSSLASLPNVGAMYLHGNNLTGELEFSALFYGKMGRRFGAWDNPNLCYRVQANYVPKGVKQCQKDVMRFLKFGDSKPLVSLGSPLLVSSCVRNLVFVMFIVFNFM